The DNA sequence GGCTCCCGGGCCCGGCGCTCATGCCAGACAAACACCCCCAACGCCACCACCGCGCAACCCAACAGCCCCAGCACTTCGCGGCTGTGCCAGGCATGGCCCTGGCCGATCTCGGTGATGCCCAGCAGCAGGGCGGTCAAGCCAATGATCAGCAACACAGTGCCCAGGTAATCGATGATCGGCGTGCGTTGCGGCAGTGGCAGCCCGACCAGGGTGCGTCGGGCCACCCACCAGGCCGCCAGGCCCAGCGGCAGGTTGATCCAGAACACCCAGCGCCACGACAGGTATTCGGTCATGTAGCCGCCCAGCACCGGCCCCGCCACGCTGGCCACCGCGTACATACTGCTGAAATAGCCCTGGTAGCGGCCACGTTCGCGGGGCGGCACGATGTCGCCGATGATCGCCTGGCTCACGGAAATCATCCCGCCGGCGCCGATGCCCTGGAGAATCCGCGCCAGTACCAGTTGCTCCATGTTTTGCGCCAGGCCACAAAACAGCGAGGCCAGGGTGAACAGGCCCATGCCGAACAGCATCAGCGGCCGGCGACCGTAGAGGTCGCCGAGCTTGCCGTAGATCGGTACGGCCACGGTCATGGCGACCATGTAGCCGGAAATCACCCAGGCCAGCAGGCTGACGTCCTTGAATTGTGCGGAGATGGCCGGCATCGACACGGCGACGATGGTCTGGTCCAACGCACCGAGGAAAATCGCCAGCATCAGGGCCACCAGCACGCTGCGTATGGCTGGCGTCGGGGCTTGGAGGGTATTGAGCTGTGTCACGGCAGAACCTGCGGGCATCACGCCAATGAGGCGAATGGGACGGAGCCCGCAGTTTAAGTCGGTAGGCGGCTATTCGATAGCCTCGTAAGGAAGTCCGACGTAATTCTCTGCGATGGTTTTTCGACCGGCCTCGGAGTCGACGAAATATTCCAGCTCCGCTTCGCTGATGCGCTGGTTGAAGGCGTCGTCGTCGAAGCGGTGCAACATCGAGGTCATCCACCAGGAGAAACGCTCGGCTTTCCAGACCCGCCGCAGGCAGATGGCGGAATATTTTTCCAGCAAATCCACCCGGCCGTCGCGATAGACCTTGAGCAGGATGTTGAACAACGTGCTGACATCGCTGGCGGCCAGGTTCAGCCCTTTGGCACCGGTGGGCGGGACGATGTGGGCCGCGTCGCCCACCAGGAACATCCGCCCGTACTGCATGGGCTCGACCACGAAGCTGCGCAACGGCGCGATGCTTTTCTCGATGGATGGGCCGGTCACCAGCGCTTCGGCCAGATCAGCGGGCAGGCGGGTCTTCAGTTCAGTCCAGAAGCGCTCGTCCGGCCAGTCGGCCACTTGTTCCTCGGCGGGCACTTGCAGGTAATAACGGGTGCGGGTCTTGGAGCGCATGCTGCACAGGGCAAAACCGCGTTCGTGACGGGCGTAGACCAGTTCCTCGTGAACCGGTGGGGTGTCGGCCAACACGCCAAGCCAGCCAAACGGGTAGACCCGCTCGAAGACTTTCAGTTTTTCCGCAGGAATCGACTGGCGCGCCACGCCATGGAAACCGTCACAACCGGCAATATAGTCGCAGTCCAGGCGCCAGGTTTCCCCGTGATGCTCGAAGGTCACGCAGGGGTGGTCGGTTTGCATGTCGTGGGGCTGGGCGTTATCGACCTGGTACAGCGTGCGGGCGCCGGCGGCTTCACGGGCGGCCATCAAGTCACGGGTGACTTCGGTCTGGCCATAGACCATCACGCCTTTGCCACCGGTCAGCCCCTTGAGGTCGATGTGCACCCGGCGATCATTGAGCGCCAACTCAAAACCGTCGTGGGGCAGGCCCTCGGCGTCCATGCGTTGGCCCACGCCGGCCTGACGCAGCAGTTCGACCATGCCTTGCTCCAACACACCGGCACGGATGCGGCCCAGTACATAGTCGGGGGTCTGGCGTTCGAGGATGACGGTGTCGATGCCGGCGTTGTGCAGCAACTGGCCGAGCAGCAGGCCAGAGGGGCCGGCGCCGATAATGGCGACTTGGGTCTTGAGGGTTTTCATTGTTCTTATGACTCGCACGAAGCACGCGACCAAAGTCGGTGGTGATTGTTATGGACCGAGTGCTTGCATTTTTCGCTTGCTGGCCTGTCAATTGAAGGGGAAAACTGAGCCGATACCTGTACTTTCTGCCAATCGGTGCGATTATCGCCCGCAACCCCTGGCCCGGATCCACGTTATGAAAAAACCTGACCTGCCTTCGATCCCGGTGTTCAAGCTCTACGGCGAAAGCCAGGACTGGCCGACCCCGGATTTGCTGCATTGCGAAACCATTTCCAAGCGCAGTCGCGAGCACCAGTGGGAAATCAAACCCCATCGGCATGCTGATCTTTGCCAATTGCTGTTTGTCTTCAAGGGCCAGGCAGAACTGGAAATCGAGGGGCAGCGCACACAACTCGGTGAGCCGGCGGTGCAGATCCTGCCGCCGCTGTCGGTCCATGGCTTTCGTTTTTCCGAGGATGTGGAAGGTTACGTGGTGACCCTGGCGGCACCGCTGGTGACGCACCTGCAATCGCAGCTGGGCCATTCGGTCAATATCCTGGCCCAGGCCGAAAGCTACCCGGCCGGTGAAAACGCCGCCTACCTCAACAGCCTGTTCAGTGCCTTGCAGGCCGAATACGTCGGCCATCAGCCGGCGCGGGAGATGCTGATGCATGCCCTGGTCAGCGTGATCATGGTCTGGGTCAGCCGCCAGGTGATGCAGCGGCGCACCTCTACCCAGCGTCCACAGCGGGCCCGGGAATACCTCAACGGGTTCATTCAGTTGGTGGAAGAAACCTATCGCCAGCACGTCAAGGTCGAAGACTTGGCCCATCGCCTGGGGATTTCCGTGTCGCACCTCAACGGCACCTGCCGGGAACTGGCGGGGCAACCGGCGTTGCAGATCATGCATGAGCGCCAGTTGTTGGAAGCCAAGCGGCTGCTGACCTACACCGGCCTGACGATTTACGAGATTTCCGAGATGCTCGGATTCTCTGACCCGACCAACTTCACCCGACTGTTCCGTCGGCGTGTGGGAATCTCGCCCAAAGCCTTCCGCGACCGGCTCAAGACCGATCAACAGGACGACTGAGTACGCCTCAGCGCAACGCGTTCAGGGTCGCGCTGTGGGGGATGCACCGTTCGAAGTTGCAACTGGCGTATTCACGAGGCAGTTGCCGGGTCTGCTCGACCCGATAGGCCGCAGTGCCATACAGCGCCAGCGTGGCGGTGCAGGTGACAAAGATGGCGAGGCGTCTTTTTGTTTTGATGTTCATGGCGGTGACCTCTGAACGAATACCCTGGGGTACTGCTTTCAGCATAGGTCAGCCGTGGCGGGTTGCCAGCCTGGTAAGCGTTGCATTTAACCCGACATTCAGAATGCTGATATCCCCTGTGGGAGCGGGCTTGCTCGCGAAAGCGGTGTGTCAGTCACCATCAATGTTGACTGTTGCTCCGTTTTCGCGAGCAAGCCCGCTCCCACAGGGATAGAGGTGTTTTTCGGGCCGGTTATGCCAGGTGTTCTGGCTTCATCGGATCACCCGGCTTCACATCCAGTTGCTGGCGCACGTCTTCGAACATTTCGTCGTAGTACTTGTGCATCGAGCCGATGCTGGCGCTTTTGGGCAGGCCGTATTTCTGGGCGATGCGCGTGGCATGGCGGGCGAAGTCGAAGGCCTGGTCCTTGGCCAGGAAAAAGGTCTCGTCCAGGCTTGTGTCCTCGACCGTGCCATGCACCCGGAACGACATGCCGGCGCCTTCCTTGGGGTCCTGTGCAACCTCGTAGTCGATGCACAGGTTGTAGCTGAAATCTTCCTTGTTCAGCGCGTGGCGTTCCATGTGCAGGTGACCGGGTTCGAACATGGCCATAAACGACTCTCCTTCGAATGCATGGGAGTAAGGCAGACCCTGGATCTGCCATGCAAGTTTCCTGTTACCGATAAACGATGCCTGGTGTCGCCGTGCTGATGCGGGTGCCGGCCTTGCCTTGGACGATGGCGTCGATCTCCGAGAGTGATCCGATCACCGCGACCTTGCCAGTGTTGCGGGCGAATTCGCAGGCGGCCTGCACCTTCGGTCCCATGGAGCCGGCGGCGAAACCGAGCCGCTCCAGTTCGTCGGGGTGGGCCTGGGCGATGGCTTTCTGGGTCGGTTTGCCAAAGTCGATGAACGCTGCGTTGACGTCGGTGGCGATCACCAGCAGATCGCTTTCCAGTTGTTCGGCCAGCAACGCCGAGCACAGGTCCTTGTCGATCACCGCTTCCACCCCTTGCAGCTTGCCGTTGGCGTCGTACATCGTCGGAATGCCGCCACCGCCGGCGCAGATCACGATGCTGCCTTTTTCCAGCAGCCACTTGATCGGACGGATTTCAAAGATGCGCTTGGGCCGCGGGCTGGCGACCACTCGGCGGAACTTGTCGCCGTCCGGGGCGATGGCCCAGCCTTTCTCGGCGGCGAGTTTTTCTGCGTCGGCTTTGCTGTAGACCGGGCCGATGGGTTTGGTGGGGTTTTGGAACGCCGGGTCGTTGCCATCCACTTCGACCTGGGTCAGCAGCGTGGCGAACGGTACTTCGAAGTCCAGCAGGTTGCCCAGTTCTTGCTCGATGATGTAGCCGATCATGCCTTCGGTTTCGGCGCCGAGCACGTCCAGCGGATATGGCGTGACCGAGGTGTAAGCCGCCGCTTGCAACGACAGCAGGCCAACCTGTGGGCCGTTGCCGTGGGCGATGACCAGCTCATTGCCAGGGTGGATTTTCGCGATCTGCTCGGTCGCGGTGCGGATGTTGCTGCGTTGGTTGTCTGCGGTCATGGGTTCACCCCGACGCAGGAGGGCGTTACCGCCCAGGGCAACGACGATGCGCATAGTGCTGTCCTCTGACAGAGAAATATGGACCACTCGGTCCCTTGTGGGAGCGGGCTTGCTCGCGAAGACGGAGTAACAGGCACAGTTATTTCGACTGACCCACCGCTTTCGCGAGCAAGCCCGCTCCCACATTGGATAGCATTCCAGCTTGGGATCGGGCGACGTTTAGATATCCGCCAGCGCCGACACCAGGATCGCCTTGATGGTG is a window from the Pseudomonas brassicacearum genome containing:
- a CDS encoding MDR family MFS transporter, with translation MPAGSAVTQLNTLQAPTPAIRSVLVALMLAIFLGALDQTIVAVSMPAISAQFKDVSLLAWVISGYMVAMTVAVPIYGKLGDLYGRRPLMLFGMGLFTLASLFCGLAQNMEQLVLARILQGIGAGGMISVSQAIIGDIVPPRERGRYQGYFSSMYAVASVAGPVLGGYMTEYLSWRWVFWINLPLGLAAWWVARRTLVGLPLPQRTPIIDYLGTVLLIIGLTALLLGITEIGQGHAWHSREVLGLLGCAVVALGVFVWHERRAREPLLPMHLFVNRNAVLCWCTVFFTSFQAISLTVLVPLRFQSVTGAGADSAALHLLPLVMGLPIGAYFAGRRTSVTGRYKPMILSGALLFPFAILGMAVTAPDALWLSGVFMLLSGIASGMQFPTSLVGSQNSVEQADIGVATSTTNLFRALGGAVGVSLMSALLLALLQDSSFAQLSGASLVGEGHSGNVLLDGLNAAPGEAQSTLRQALQATFRHLLLISAAVSLLGLAAAVAMPNRVLRGRDEKVR
- the pobA gene encoding 4-hydroxybenzoate 3-monooxygenase; translation: MKTLKTQVAIIGAGPSGLLLGQLLHNAGIDTVILERQTPDYVLGRIRAGVLEQGMVELLRQAGVGQRMDAEGLPHDGFELALNDRRVHIDLKGLTGGKGVMVYGQTEVTRDLMAAREAAGARTLYQVDNAQPHDMQTDHPCVTFEHHGETWRLDCDYIAGCDGFHGVARQSIPAEKLKVFERVYPFGWLGVLADTPPVHEELVYARHERGFALCSMRSKTRTRYYLQVPAEEQVADWPDERFWTELKTRLPADLAEALVTGPSIEKSIAPLRSFVVEPMQYGRMFLVGDAAHIVPPTGAKGLNLAASDVSTLFNILLKVYRDGRVDLLEKYSAICLRRVWKAERFSWWMTSMLHRFDDDAFNQRISEAELEYFVDSEAGRKTIAENYVGLPYEAIE
- a CDS encoding helix-turn-helix domain-containing protein, whose product is MKKPDLPSIPVFKLYGESQDWPTPDLLHCETISKRSREHQWEIKPHRHADLCQLLFVFKGQAELEIEGQRTQLGEPAVQILPPLSVHGFRFSEDVEGYVVTLAAPLVTHLQSQLGHSVNILAQAESYPAGENAAYLNSLFSALQAEYVGHQPAREMLMHALVSVIMVWVSRQVMQRRTSTQRPQRAREYLNGFIQLVEETYRQHVKVEDLAHRLGISVSHLNGTCRELAGQPALQIMHERQLLEAKRLLTYTGLTIYEISEMLGFSDPTNFTRLFRRRVGISPKAFRDRLKTDQQDD
- a CDS encoding DUF5064 family protein, with amino-acid sequence MAMFEPGHLHMERHALNKEDFSYNLCIDYEVAQDPKEGAGMSFRVHGTVEDTSLDETFFLAKDQAFDFARHATRIAQKYGLPKSASIGSMHKYYDEMFEDVRQQLDVKPGDPMKPEHLA
- the arcC gene encoding carbamate kinase; its protein translation is MRIVVALGGNALLRRGEPMTADNQRSNIRTATEQIAKIHPGNELVIAHGNGPQVGLLSLQAAAYTSVTPYPLDVLGAETEGMIGYIIEQELGNLLDFEVPFATLLTQVEVDGNDPAFQNPTKPIGPVYSKADAEKLAAEKGWAIAPDGDKFRRVVASPRPKRIFEIRPIKWLLEKGSIVICAGGGGIPTMYDANGKLQGVEAVIDKDLCSALLAEQLESDLLVIATDVNAAFIDFGKPTQKAIAQAHPDELERLGFAAGSMGPKVQAACEFARNTGKVAVIGSLSEIDAIVQGKAGTRISTATPGIVYR